The Coffea arabica cultivar ET-39 chromosome 1e, Coffea Arabica ET-39 HiFi, whole genome shotgun sequence genome has a window encoding:
- the LOC140016493 gene encoding uncharacterized protein: MFWNVRGVSKAPTVRRLKKLIQIHKIQFLAICESCLEVGRAERYRCRLKFHSLLHNSMGTIWFFFQENFSGSIIGESPQHVSIRLSHDHIPGSRVVVSFVHARCTADERIELWADVLRDNPGPDAWLVGGDFTVILEADEKRGEWPFTSAEAMDFGHFIGEANLTDVGFVGAQFTWCNNRHGEAQILKWLDRVSVNEGCYDAGISLSVSHLAREPSDHAPLPISVSTRVDNKPRPFRFLNVWAERDDFLNVVRKSWGQLCLESSPMHTLCLKLKRLKGANRAWNKEVVGDIF; this comes from the coding sequence ATGTTTTGGAATGTTCGGGGCGTATCAAAAGCTCCAACTGTGAGAAGATTGAAGAAATTGATTCAGATACATAAAATACAATTTCTTGCTATATGTGAATCGTGCTTGGAGGTTGGAAGAGCTGAGCGCTATCGCTGTCGCTTAAAGTTTCATAGCTTGTTGCACAATTCAATGGGTACGATTTGGTTTTTCTTCCAAGAAAATTTCTCTGGGTCTATTATTGGGGAAAGTCCCCAACATGTGTCGATACGACTCTCCCATGATCATATACCAGGGTCTCGAGTTGTTGTATCTTTTGTGCATGCACGGTGTACGGCCGATGAGAGGATCGAGCTATGGGCGGATGTCTTGAGGGATAACCCAGGCCCCGATGCTTGGCTGGTCGGTGGGGATTTTACTGTAATTTTAGAGGCAGATGAGAAAAGGGGAGAATGGCCATTTACTTCTGCTGAAGCGATGGACTTTGGGCACTTCATTGGGGAAGCGAATCTCACAGATGTAGGTTTTGTTGGTGCACAGTTTACATGGTGTAATAATAGGCACGGTGAGGCTCAAATTTTGAAATGGTTAGATCGTGTTTCGGTGAATGAGGGATGTTATGATGCGGGGATCTCATTGTCGGTCTCACACTTGGCCCGGGAACCGTCTGACCATGCTCCACTCCCTATCTCTGTGTCAACGAGAGTGGATAACAAGCCGCGGCCGTTTAGATTTCTCAACGTTTGGGCAGAGCGTGATGATTTCCTGAACGTGGTTCGCAAGTCGTGGGGGCAACTTTGTCTCGAATCCTCTCCCATGCACACCTTGTGTCTGAAGTTGAAGCGTTTAAAAGGGGCTAACCGGGCTTGGAATAAGGAGGTGGTTGGGGATATCTTCTAG